The Pleuronectes platessa chromosome 10, fPlePla1.1, whole genome shotgun sequence genome contains a region encoding:
- the tax1bp1b gene encoding tax1-binding protein 1 homolog B yields MELFLDGTLLSNNMDTSNFAHVIFQNVGKSYLPHAALECHYTLTQFIRPHPKDWVGIFKVGWSTARDYYTFLWSPLPENYVEGTAVNRTVVFQGYYVPNDDSEFYQFCYVTYKGEIRGASTPFLFRASSPIDDELLTEEDDCNSDILVVTTKAGFLEKKVEEAQREKEELVKNIALLQHEKEQLEAEKESLQLEFEQERDTCVQLRRENQEVQNSSQALQEEKEEVKRRLEEATAKVIQLEEDLIGVTQKGLQKETELDSLKDRVKKLTAEKEALDSHLKNEKDEKELYKIHLKNRELENTKLSAELQMLKSVDVNKENTIAQFKDEVGRLQTCLTEKEKQYREILAKVSPLGDMKALKEQLRQKEEQIQANQQQSSLLSAELRDASRTRDRTMSELYHMKLEADALRQAKTEAQAQCVLLERLVDQMKTEAKQEAAEDEAAADPAVLAELQREVEDLKMRLHMAAEHYKEKYKECQRMQKQVLKLSEPQGDVKRCSAQEVTAIPLSVSPDTSVPGSPGSADPMLEAIIQEKLKGFSREASDRNDKYRKCKQLLMEEKDRSCMFADELAKMEVKFKEQLKTNENLKLQLAAEEDRYKGQVAEKGRELKDLKETLALVVKEKEKLEGLLYLPQRNRELQKGSSSRKGDQGVSEKTSLESIQPSVPLFLQHPVPYTQDAPTPLLVSQSPSKLKFGNPYSASDSKDEADEEFSDDQLLRLPPVGPPSWDSNVVCIQPTRNHSRPEGHEEPEEKQHNNNNGNTNEQPAATEPHSPFVSDAQPAFCFDPSMDMKRCPLCEVIFPPNYDQSKFEAHVESHWKICPMCSEQFPLDCDQKVFENHVLTHFDGHTLTFD; encoded by the exons ATGGAACTGTTCCTGGACGGAACTTTATTAAGCAACAACATGGACACGTCAAACTTTGCCCACGTCATCTTCCAGAATGTGGGGAAGAGTTACCTGCCCCATGCTGCACTGGAGTGTCACTATACCCTGACACAGTTCATCAGACCACATCCAAAGGACTGGGTTGGCATATTCAAG GTCGGTTGGAGCACAGCGAGGGACTATTACACATTCTTGTGGTCCCCTCTTCCTGAGAACTACGTGGAGGGCACCGCAGTCAACAGAACAGTGGTCTTTCAGG GATATTATGTGCCAAATGATGACAGTGAGTTCTACCAGTTCTGCTACGTGACCTACAAAGGTGAGATCCGTGGAGCCAGCACGCCATTCCTGTTTCGGGCCAGCAGCCCCATAGACGACGAACTGCTGACAGAGGAGGATGATTGCAACTCTGACATCCTGGTGGTCACCACCAAAGCTGGCTTCCTCGAG AAAAAGGTGGAAGAAgcccagagggagaaagaggagctgGTCAAAAATATAGCCCTACTGCAGCATGagaaggagcagctggaggctgAGAAGGAGAGTCTGCAACTAGAGTTTGAGCAGGAGAGAGATACGTGTGTCCAGCTGAGAAGAGAGAACCAA GAGGTGCAGAATTCTTCCCAGGCCCtgcaagaggagaaagaggaggtcaAGAGGAGACTGGAGGAAGCCACAGCCAAAGTCatccagctggaggaggatcTGATTGGAGTCACTCAGAAGGGCCTACAAAAGGAAACTGAGCTGGACAG TCTCAAAGACAGAGTGAAGAAACTTACAGCAGAGAAGGAGGCACTTGATTCTCATCTCAAGAATGAGAAAGATGAGAAGGAACTCTACAAG ATTCACCTGAAAAACCGGGAGCTGGAGAACACTAAGCTGAGTGCAGAGCTACAAATGCTGAAGTCTGTGGACGTAAACAAGGAAAACACCATTGCCCAGTTTAAAGATGAGGTGGGACGTCTGCAGACGTGCCTCACTGAGAAGGAGAAGCAGTACAGAGAGATCCTGGCCAAAGTGTCTCCCCTG GGAGATATGAAGGCCCTGAAGGAGCAGCTGAGGCAGAAGGAAGAACAGATCCAGGCCAACCAGCAGCAGTCCTCGCTGTTATCCGCTGAGTTGCGGGATGCCTCTCGGACTCGGGACCGCACCATGTCTGAGCTCTACCACATGAAGCTGGAGGCCGATGCCCTTCGCCAGGCCAAGACTGAAGCTCAGGCCCAGTGTGTCCTCCTGGAGCGCCTGGTGGACCAGATGAAGACAGAGGCCAAGCAGGAAGCA GCCGAAGACGAGGCCGCCGCAGACCCAGCTGTTTTggcggagctgcagagagaggtggaggacctGAAGATGCGGCTGCACATGGCTGCTGAACACTACAAGGAGAAATACAAGGAATGTCAGAGAATGCAAAAACAAGTGCTCAAGCTCTCTGAACCGCAAGGG GATGTGAAGAGATGCTCAGCACAGGAAGTCACAGCAATCCCTTTGTCAGTGAGTCCAGACACATCAGTGCCAG GGAGTCCAGGCTCTGCTGATCCTATGCTGGAAGCCATCATCCAGGAGAAGCTCAAAGGCTTCAGCAGGGAGGCGTCCGACAGAAATGACAAGTACAGAAAATGCAAGCAGCTGCTGATg gaggagaaggaccgTAGCTGCATGTTTGCTGATGAGCTGGCCAAAATGGAGGTGAAATTCAAGGAGCAGCTGAAGACCAATGAAaacctgaagctgcagctggcgGCAGAGGAAGATCGCTACAAG GGCCAGGTTGCCGAGAAGGGACGGGAGCTGAAGGACCTGAAGGAAACCCTCGCACTTGTtgtgaaggagaaggaaaaactgGAAGGGCTCCTCTATCTTCCCCAACGCAATCGG GAGCTCCAGAAGGGCAGCTCCAGCAGGAAGGGAGATCAGGGGGTCAGTGAGAAAACCAGCTTGGAGAGCATCCAGCCCAGCGTGCCTTTATTCCTGCAGCACCCGGTCCCTTACACCCAGGACGCCCCCACCCCCCTGCTGGTCTCCCAGAGCCCCAGCAAGCTGAAGTTTGGGAACCCTTACTCCGCCTCAGACTCAAAAG ATGAGGCGGATGAGGAGTTCTCAGACGACCAGCTGCTGAGGCTGCCCCCGGTGGGCCCGCCCTCCTGGGACAGCAATGTGGTGTGTATCCAACCCACCCGCAACCACAGCCGGCCAGAGGGCCACGAGGAGCCCGaggaaaagcaacacaacaacaacaat GGTAACACCAACGAACAGCCCGCTGCAACTGAGCCTCACAGCCCCTTTGTGAGCGACGCACAACCAGCCTTCTGCTTTGATCCCAG CATGGACATGAAGCGGTGTCCGCTCTGCGAGGTCATCTTCCCGCCCAACTACGACCAGAGCAAGTTCGAGGCGCACGTGGAGAGCCACTGGAAAATCTGCCCGATGTGCAGCGAGCAGTTCCCGCTGGACTGCGACCAGAAGGTGTTTGAGAATCACGTGCTCACCCACTTCGACGGCCACACGCTCACCTTCGACTAG